From a region of the Betta splendens chromosome 5, fBetSpl5.4, whole genome shotgun sequence genome:
- the slc45a1 gene encoding proton-associated sugar transporter A isoform X2 — MSSPGMGTPSDPLLASPGGRSSTAQEGIWRSSLPKTASFPTSTTRHLSHRANNFQRQPKRQKLIRPSPPPPPNTPCPLDQLDFSELPPRRTFQELLFNGCILFGIEFSYAMETAYVTPVLLQMGLPDQFYSLVWFISPILGFLVQPLIGAWSDRCTSRFGRRRPFIFALAIGALIGLTLVLNGRDIGGVLADTTSNHKWGIVLTVCGVVLMDFSADSADNPSHAYMMDVCSPEDQDRGLNIHALLAGLGGGFGYIVGGINWDQTQFGRSMGGQLRVIYLFTSVTLVIATAMTLMSIPERTLPKGQPNKNASKSHLKSPSLPLPPSPPVPPGSAFGLEEEDEESLYNYKSHPCNSEALAHSCSANARLCVGLTSPISPLSPLTPKYGSFISRDSSLTGINEFASSLGTSYIDRVLIDCYTGQQTPQALDAGSTTVPLPPGDSPHPDEATQEAGSHSAGQDQPDVAPQPAGGALHADVAQHEGDARTHGSSQAAAGAQPAAGSHRGSTAGILKRPQSLALMEEPAATQIVGLENGRRRTVTFSQQVANILLNGVRYESDLSENAETGESQMSMKLLCIAIYRMPPSLRSLCTNHFLGWLSFEGMLLFYTDFMGEVVFEGDPKAPHDSDAYQRYNAGVSMGCWGMCIYAFSAAFYSAILEKLEERFSLRTLYFFAYLAFGLGTGLATLSTNLYVVLSLCVTYGVLFSSLCTLPYSLLCEYYQSPQFCGSSEEGTRRGMGVDISLLSCQYFLAQILVSVAMGPLTSLVGGAQGVMYFASLMSFVGCLYSSLCVVYQLPPPEGRGEVETGL; from the exons ATGTCATCTCCGGGCATGGGCACCCCCAGCGACCCCCTCTTGGCCAGTCCCGGAGGCAGGTCGTCCACGGCTCAGGAAGGAATCTGGAGGAGCTCGCTCCCCAAAACCGCCAGCTTCCCGACATCCACCACCCGGCACCTCAGTCACCGCGCAAACAACTTCCAGAGACAGCCAAAGCGCCAGAAGCTGATAcgaccttcacctcctccaccccccaacACCCCCTGTCCCCTGGACCAGCTGGACTTCAGCGAGCTTCCTCCCAGACGCACCTTTCAAGAACTCCTCTTCAACGGCTGCATCCTCTTTGGTATCGAGTTCAGCTACGCCATGGAGACGGCTTATGTGACTCCTGTGCTCCTCCAGATGGGGCTGCCGGATCAGTTCTACAGCTTGGTGTGGTTCATTAGCCCGATTCTGG gcttCCTTGTTCAGCCCCTCATAGGAGCGTGGAGTGACCGTTGTACATCCCGGTTTGGGAGAAGAAGGCCTTTCATTTTCGCTTTGGCTATTG GGGCTTTGATCGGCCTGACCCTGGTGCTGAATGGACGGGACATCGGAGGAGTACTGGCTGACACGACGTCCAATCACAAGTGGGGAATTGTCCTGACAGTGTGCGGCGTCGTTCTGATGGACTTCAGCGCTGATTCAGCCGACAACCCGAGCCATGCCTATATGATGGATGTGTGCAGCCCAGAGGATCAGGACAGGGGGTTGAACATTCATGCTTTGCTGGCAG GACTTGGAGGTGGTTTTGGCTACATTGTTGGGGGCATCAACTGGGACCAGACACAGTTCGGAAGGTCGATGGGAGGTCAACTGCGAGTCATATACCTGTTTACAAGTGTCACTCTGGTGATCGCCACAGCCATGACTCTCATGAGCATCCCAGAACGGACCCTGCCAAAAGGCCAGCCAAACAAAAACGCCAGCAAAAGCCACCTGAAGAGCCCCAGCCTCCCACTACCTCCGTCTCCCCCCGTTCCCCCAGGATCAGCATTcggactggaggaggaagatgaggaaagtCTTTACAATTACAAGTCTCACCCATGTAATTCTGAAGCTCTGGCCCATTCCTGCAGTGCCAACGCACGCCTCTGTGTTGGCCTGACGAGTCCCATATCGCCCCTGAGTCCTCTCACTCCAAAATATGGCAGCTTTATAAGCAGGGACAGTTCTCTCACAGGCATTAACGAGTTTGCCTCATCTTTAGGGACCTCGTACATAGACAGAGTGCTTATAGACTGCTACACAGGTCAGCAGACGCCACAGGCCCTGGACGCCGGCTCCACCACAGTGCCACTGCCTCCAGGGGACTCTCCTCATCCCGACGAGGCCacgcaggaggcaggaagccatTCTGCTGGACAGGATCAGCCCGACGTGGCTCCTCAGCCAGCTGGGGGTGCTCTGCACGCAGACGTGGCCCAGCATGAGGGAGACGCACGCACTCATGGAtcatctcaggctgcagctggagctcagcctGCTGCCGGGTCACATCGGGGGTCCACCGCTGGCATCCTGAAGCGGCCCCAGAGCCTCGCGTTGATGGAGGAGCCCGCGGCGACCCAGATCGTTGGACTCGAGAATGGACGCAGAAGGACTGTGACCTTCAGCCAGCAG GTTGCGAACATTTTGCTGAACGGGGTGCGCTACGAGAGCGACCTCAGCGAGAACGCGGAGACGGGAGAATCCCAAATGTCAATGAAGCTGCTGTGTATAGCCATCTACAGGATGCCTCCCTCCCTGCGGAGCTTATGCACTAATCATTTTTTGG GCTGGCTGTCATTTGAAGGCATGCTGCTCTTTTACACTGACTTTATGGGGGAGGTTGTGTTTGAAGGAGACCCCAAAGCGCCCCATGACTCCGACGCCTACCAACGATACAATGCTGGCGTTAGCATGGGATGCTGGGGCATGTGCATCTATGCATTCAGTGCTGCTTTCTACTCAG ccatactggagaaactggaggaGCGTTTCTCTCTTCGCACTCTCTATTTTTTTGCCTACTTGGCATTTGGTTTGGGCACAGGCCTCGCAACGCTATCCACCAACCTCTACGTGGTTCTTTCCCTGTGCGTCACCTACGGGGTGCTCTTCTCCTCTCTATGCACGCTGCCTTACTCTCTGCTGTGTGAATACTACCAGAGCCCTCAG tTTTGTGGCTCGTCGGAGGAAGGGACCAGACGAGGGATGGGGGTGGACATCTCCCTGCTCAGCTGCCAGTATTTCCTGGCTCAGATTCTGGTCTCTGTGGCTATGGGACCTCTGACCTCACTGGTGGGTGGGGCCCAGGGAGTCATGTACTTTGCCAGCCTGATGTCATTCGTGGGCTGCCTGTACTCCTCCCTCTGCGTGGTGTACCAGCTGCCCCCCCCCGAGG GAAGAGGAGAAGTTGAAACTGGGCTGTGA
- the prxl2b gene encoding prostamide/prostaglandin F synthase isoform X2, whose product MANVDLARVGKNVVKSADSGECVELQSLWQDQPVVLFFLRRFGCQICRWTASEISKLEPNLRAAAIYVDEKKKCYKDLGFKRYTALSVVPAALGKKVRDGAAKASAEGIQGNFSGDLLQSGGMLIVAKGGEKVLLHFIQDSPGDIVPLEDISSALSISANVEAGQKPVCNDDVCTR is encoded by the exons ATGGCAAACGTCGACCTTGCTCGAGTGGGAAAGAACGTGGTAAAGAGCGCGGACAGTGGGGAG tgtgtggagCTCCAGTCTCTGTGGCAGGATCAGCCTGTGGTCTTGTTTTTCCTGCGCCGGTTCGGTTGTCAGATTTGTCGGTGGACGGCATCAGAGATCAGCAAACTGGAGCCGAACCTGAGAGCCGCTG CTATATATGTggatgaaaaaaagaaatgctacAAGGATTTGGGCTTCAAGAG GTACACAGCCTTAAGCGTGGTGCCTGCTGCGCTGGGGAAGAAAGTTCGAGATGGAGCTGCAAAG GCCAGCGCTGAAGGAATACAAGGAAATTTCTCAGGAGATTTGCTTCAGAGTGGAGGCATGCTCATTGTGGCTAAAG GTGGAGAAAAGGTCCTACTGCATTTCATCCAGGACTCACCTGGAGATATTGTACCTCTGGAAGATATTAGCAGCGCTTTGAGTATCTCAGCCAACGTCGAAGCAGGACAGAAACCAGTG TGCAATGATGATGTTTGTACACGATGA
- the slc45a1 gene encoding proton-associated sugar transporter A isoform X1, with protein MSSPGMGTPSDPLLASPGGRSSTAQEGIWRSSLPKTASFPTSTTRHLSHRANNFQRQPKRQKLIRPSPPPPPNTPCPLDQLDFSELPPRRTFQELLFNGCILFGIEFSYAMETAYVTPVLLQMGLPDQFYSLVWFISPILGFLVQPLIGAWSDRCTSRFGRRRPFIFALAIGALIGLTLVLNGRDIGGVLADTTSNHKWGIVLTVCGVVLMDFSADSADNPSHAYMMDVCSPEDQDRGLNIHALLAGLGGGFGYIVGGINWDQTQFGRSMGGQLRVIYLFTSVTLVIATAMTLMSIPERTLPKGQPNKNASKSHLKSPSLPLPPSPPVPPGSAFGLEEEDEESLYNYKSHPCNSEALAHSCSANARLCVGLTSPISPLSPLTPKYGSFISRDSSLTGINEFASSLGTSYIDRVLIDCYTGQQTPQALDAGSTTVPLPPGDSPHPDEATQEAGSHSAGQDQPDVAPQPAGGALHADVAQHEGDARTHGSSQAAAGAQPAAGSHRGSTAGILKRPQSLALMEEPAATQIVGLENGRRRTVTFSQQVANILLNGVRYESDLSENAETGESQMSMKLLCIAIYRMPPSLRSLCTNHFLGWLSFEGMLLFYTDFMGEVVFEGDPKAPHDSDAYQRYNAGVSMGCWGMCIYAFSAAFYSAILEKLEERFSLRTLYFFAYLAFGLGTGLATLSTNLYVVLSLCVTYGVLFSSLCTLPYSLLCEYYQSPQFCGSSEEGTRRGMGVDISLLSCQYFLAQILVSVAMGPLTSLVGGAQGVMYFASLMSFVGCLYSSLCVVYQLPPPEGEPPDSETQPLLVHI; from the exons ATGTCATCTCCGGGCATGGGCACCCCCAGCGACCCCCTCTTGGCCAGTCCCGGAGGCAGGTCGTCCACGGCTCAGGAAGGAATCTGGAGGAGCTCGCTCCCCAAAACCGCCAGCTTCCCGACATCCACCACCCGGCACCTCAGTCACCGCGCAAACAACTTCCAGAGACAGCCAAAGCGCCAGAAGCTGATAcgaccttcacctcctccaccccccaacACCCCCTGTCCCCTGGACCAGCTGGACTTCAGCGAGCTTCCTCCCAGACGCACCTTTCAAGAACTCCTCTTCAACGGCTGCATCCTCTTTGGTATCGAGTTCAGCTACGCCATGGAGACGGCTTATGTGACTCCTGTGCTCCTCCAGATGGGGCTGCCGGATCAGTTCTACAGCTTGGTGTGGTTCATTAGCCCGATTCTGG gcttCCTTGTTCAGCCCCTCATAGGAGCGTGGAGTGACCGTTGTACATCCCGGTTTGGGAGAAGAAGGCCTTTCATTTTCGCTTTGGCTATTG GGGCTTTGATCGGCCTGACCCTGGTGCTGAATGGACGGGACATCGGAGGAGTACTGGCTGACACGACGTCCAATCACAAGTGGGGAATTGTCCTGACAGTGTGCGGCGTCGTTCTGATGGACTTCAGCGCTGATTCAGCCGACAACCCGAGCCATGCCTATATGATGGATGTGTGCAGCCCAGAGGATCAGGACAGGGGGTTGAACATTCATGCTTTGCTGGCAG GACTTGGAGGTGGTTTTGGCTACATTGTTGGGGGCATCAACTGGGACCAGACACAGTTCGGAAGGTCGATGGGAGGTCAACTGCGAGTCATATACCTGTTTACAAGTGTCACTCTGGTGATCGCCACAGCCATGACTCTCATGAGCATCCCAGAACGGACCCTGCCAAAAGGCCAGCCAAACAAAAACGCCAGCAAAAGCCACCTGAAGAGCCCCAGCCTCCCACTACCTCCGTCTCCCCCCGTTCCCCCAGGATCAGCATTcggactggaggaggaagatgaggaaagtCTTTACAATTACAAGTCTCACCCATGTAATTCTGAAGCTCTGGCCCATTCCTGCAGTGCCAACGCACGCCTCTGTGTTGGCCTGACGAGTCCCATATCGCCCCTGAGTCCTCTCACTCCAAAATATGGCAGCTTTATAAGCAGGGACAGTTCTCTCACAGGCATTAACGAGTTTGCCTCATCTTTAGGGACCTCGTACATAGACAGAGTGCTTATAGACTGCTACACAGGTCAGCAGACGCCACAGGCCCTGGACGCCGGCTCCACCACAGTGCCACTGCCTCCAGGGGACTCTCCTCATCCCGACGAGGCCacgcaggaggcaggaagccatTCTGCTGGACAGGATCAGCCCGACGTGGCTCCTCAGCCAGCTGGGGGTGCTCTGCACGCAGACGTGGCCCAGCATGAGGGAGACGCACGCACTCATGGAtcatctcaggctgcagctggagctcagcctGCTGCCGGGTCACATCGGGGGTCCACCGCTGGCATCCTGAAGCGGCCCCAGAGCCTCGCGTTGATGGAGGAGCCCGCGGCGACCCAGATCGTTGGACTCGAGAATGGACGCAGAAGGACTGTGACCTTCAGCCAGCAG GTTGCGAACATTTTGCTGAACGGGGTGCGCTACGAGAGCGACCTCAGCGAGAACGCGGAGACGGGAGAATCCCAAATGTCAATGAAGCTGCTGTGTATAGCCATCTACAGGATGCCTCCCTCCCTGCGGAGCTTATGCACTAATCATTTTTTGG GCTGGCTGTCATTTGAAGGCATGCTGCTCTTTTACACTGACTTTATGGGGGAGGTTGTGTTTGAAGGAGACCCCAAAGCGCCCCATGACTCCGACGCCTACCAACGATACAATGCTGGCGTTAGCATGGGATGCTGGGGCATGTGCATCTATGCATTCAGTGCTGCTTTCTACTCAG ccatactggagaaactggaggaGCGTTTCTCTCTTCGCACTCTCTATTTTTTTGCCTACTTGGCATTTGGTTTGGGCACAGGCCTCGCAACGCTATCCACCAACCTCTACGTGGTTCTTTCCCTGTGCGTCACCTACGGGGTGCTCTTCTCCTCTCTATGCACGCTGCCTTACTCTCTGCTGTGTGAATACTACCAGAGCCCTCAG tTTTGTGGCTCGTCGGAGGAAGGGACCAGACGAGGGATGGGGGTGGACATCTCCCTGCTCAGCTGCCAGTATTTCCTGGCTCAGATTCTGGTCTCTGTGGCTATGGGACCTCTGACCTCACTGGTGGGTGGGGCCCAGGGAGTCATGTACTTTGCCAGCCTGATGTCATTCGTGGGCTGCCTGTACTCCTCCCTCTGCGTGGTGTACCAGCTGCCCCCCCCCGAGGGTGAGCCCCCCGATAGTGAGACCCAGCCACTATTGGTGCACATCTAG
- the mmel1 gene encoding membrane metallo-endopeptidase-like 1 isoform X1 — MGKSESQMDIMEKSTKPGKHRWTVAEIGLSVLLLLVSCALAGLVVLYTSVVKEQSNEPSVPRSSAAEDQLFRSSVIDVCTTADCVTAAARLLQNMDESVKPCENFYQFACGGWLERHVIPETSSRHSVFDILRDKLEIVLKGVLETETDQDRDAIRKAKVLYSSCMNESLIEQRDSLPLLTLIADIGDWPVASDDWNTTKEEVWSLEDTLATLTARFHKKVLLDMYVWTDDRDSRRHIIYIDQPGLGMPSRDYYFNDGNYKKVREAYLHFMVSVAKITREDRNLTQDDDHVWEEMMQVLELETDIANATSPAEERQDVTVLYNKMTLGELQNTFSLNGFNWTRFIQGVLSSVSIDVQLEEEVVVYSSPYLEKMNDVLSRHSVRAVQNYLVWQLIIDRVNSLSRRFKDARARYRKTLYGTTVEDAWWRECVRYVQSSMENAIGALYVRETFAGESKRMVSDLISKIQKAYVETLEELSWMDSPSKEKAREKAMAIKEHIGYPDHILQENNQKLDQEYAHLNFSEEHYFENILENLKSEAHKSLKKLREPVDPDLWIIGAAVVNAFYSPNRNQIVFPAGILQPPFFSKHQHQALNFGGIGMVIGHEITHGFDDNGRNFDKDGNMLNWWSNYSAEHFKDQSQCMVQQYGNFNWKLAGGQNVSGISTLGENIADNGGVRQAYKAYLKWVEMEGEEPRLPGLDMDHKQLFFLNFAQVWCGAYRPEYASQSIKTDSHSPLEYRVLGSLQNFEAFSEAFQCQKGSPMNPELKCRVW; from the exons ATGGGCAAATCCGAAAGTCAAATGGACATCATGGAGAAATCAACTAAACCTGGAAAGCATCGTTGGACTGTTGCAGAAATTGGCCTttcggtgctgctgctgttggtcagCTGTGCCTTGGCGGGGCTGGTGGTCCTCTACACGTCAGTTGTGAAAG AGCAGTCCAACGAGCCGAGCGTGCCGCGGAGCTCCGCCGCTGAAG ACCAGCTGTTTCGCTCCAGCGTCATCGATGTGTGCACAACTGCAGACTGTGTTACTGCAG CGGCCCGGCTGCTGCAGAACATGGATGAGTCCGTGAAGCCCTGTGAGAACTTCTACCAGTTTGCCTGCGGGGGCTGGTTGGAGCGCCACGTCATCCCCGAGACCAGCTCACGTCACAGCGTCTTCGACATTCTGAGGGACAAGCTGGAGATTGTCCTCAAAG gtgttCTTGAGACAGAAACGGACCAGGACAGGGACGCCATCAGGAAGGCGAAAGTCCTGTACAGCTCCTGCATGAATGAGA GCCTCATAGAGCAGCGTGATTCGCTCCCCCTCCTGACGCTCATTGCCGACATTGGAGATTGGCCTGTGGCATCAGATGACTGGAACACCACAAAAG AGGAAGTATGGAGCCTGGAGGACACGCTGGCCACGCTGACTGCTCGATTCCACAAGAAGGTTCTGTTAGACATGTATGTGTGGACAGATGACCGGGACTCACGGCGCCATATCATTTAT ATCGACCAACCGGGACTTGGGATGCCATCAAGAGATTATTACTTCAATGACGGAAATTACAAAAAG GTTCGAGAGGCCTACCTGCATTTCATGGTTTCCGTCGCAAAGATAACTCGGGAGGACAGGAACCTGACTCAGGACGACGACCACGTGTGGGAGGAAATGATGCAAGTCCTAGAACTGGAGACAGACATCGCCAAC GCGACATCGCCAGCAGAGGAGCGCCAAGACGTCACCGTTCTCTACAACAAGATGACACTTGGTGAACTGCAGAACACATTCAGTCTGAAT GGTTTTAATTGGACCCGATTCATCCAAGGCGTGTTGTCGAGCGTTTCCATTGATGTTCAACTGGAGGAAGAGGTGGTGGTGTACAGTTCTCCCTACCTAGAGAAGATGAACGATGTCCTCTCCAGACACAGTGTCCG GGCGGTGCAGAACTACCTCGTCTGGCAGCTCATCATTGACAGAGTTAACAGCTTGAGCCGCCGTTTCAAAGATGCCAGAGCTCGTTACAGGAAG ACTCTCTATGGGACCACTGTGGAGGACGCCTGGTGGAGAGAGTGCGTCCGCTACGTTCAGAGCAGCATGGAGAACGCCATCGGAGCGCTGTACGTGCGGGAGACCTTTGCTGGGGAAAGTAAACGGATG GTCAGCGACCTCATCAGTAAGATCCAGAAAGCGTACGTCGAAACCCTGGAGGAGTTGAGCTGGATGGACTCGCCCTCCaaagagaaagcgagagagaag GCCATGGCAATCAAGGAGCATATCGGTTATCCCGACCATATTCTGCAAGAAAACAACCAGAAACTTGACCAGGAATACGCTCAC CTGAACTTCAGTGAGGAGCACTACTTTGAGAACATCCTCGAGAACCTGAAGTCTGAAGCACACAAGAGTCTGAAGAAGCTCAGAGAACCCGTGGATCCGGACTT GTGGATCATCGGTGCTGCTGTGGTAAATGCCTTCTACTCCCCCAACAGAAACCAGATAG TGTTTCCTGCAGGGATCTTACAGCCACCTTTCTTCAGTAAACATCAGCACCAGGCTCTTAACTTTGGTGGAATAGGAATGGTTATTGGACATGAGATCACACATGGATTCGATGATAACG GGCGTAATTTTGACAAAGATGGCAACATGCTTAACTGGTGGAGTAATTACTCTGCGGAGCATTTTAAGGACCAGTCCCAGTGCATGGTGCAACAGTACGGCAACTTCAACTGGAAGCTAGCAGGAGGACAAAAC GTCAGTGGCATCAGCACTTTGGGAGAAAACATCGCAGACAATGGAGGAGTTCGTCAAGCGTACAAG GCGTATCTGAAGtgggtggagatggagggtgaGGAGCCTCGTTTACCCGGTCTAGATATGGATCACAAGCAGCTTTTCTTTCTCAACTTTGCCCAG gtgTGGTGTGGTGCTTATCGGCCTGAATATGCCAGCCAGTCCATCAAGACTGACTCTCACAGTCCTTTAGAATACAG GGTGCTTGGATCGCTCCAGAATTTCGAAGCGTTCTCAGAAGCTTTCCAGTGCCAAAAGGGCAGTCCAATGAACCCTGAGCTGAAATGCCGAGTCTGGTAG
- the prxl2b gene encoding prostamide/prostaglandin F synthase isoform X1, whose translation MANVDLARVGKNVVKSADSGECVELQSLWQDQPVVLFFLRRFGCQICRWTASEISKLEPNLRAAGIALVGIGPEEVGLKEFKEGGFFKGSIYVDEKKKCYKDLGFKRYTALSVVPAALGKKVRDGAAKASAEGIQGNFSGDLLQSGGMLIVAKGGEKVLLHFIQDSPGDIVPLEDISSALSISANVEAGQKPVCNDDVCTR comes from the exons ATGGCAAACGTCGACCTTGCTCGAGTGGGAAAGAACGTGGTAAAGAGCGCGGACAGTGGGGAG tgtgtggagCTCCAGTCTCTGTGGCAGGATCAGCCTGTGGTCTTGTTTTTCCTGCGCCGGTTCGGTTGTCAGATTTGTCGGTGGACGGCATCAGAGATCAGCAAACTGGAGCCGAACCTGAGAGCCGCTGGTATAGCACTCGTGGGCATCGGACCTGAGGAAGTTGGACTGAAGGAGTTCAAGGAAGGAGGGTTTTTTAAAGGAT CTATATATGTggatgaaaaaaagaaatgctacAAGGATTTGGGCTTCAAGAG GTACACAGCCTTAAGCGTGGTGCCTGCTGCGCTGGGGAAGAAAGTTCGAGATGGAGCTGCAAAG GCCAGCGCTGAAGGAATACAAGGAAATTTCTCAGGAGATTTGCTTCAGAGTGGAGGCATGCTCATTGTGGCTAAAG GTGGAGAAAAGGTCCTACTGCATTTCATCCAGGACTCACCTGGAGATATTGTACCTCTGGAAGATATTAGCAGCGCTTTGAGTATCTCAGCCAACGTCGAAGCAGGACAGAAACCAGTG TGCAATGATGATGTTTGTACACGATGA
- the mmel1 gene encoding membrane metallo-endopeptidase-like 1 isoform X2: MGKSESQMDIMEKSTKPGKHRWTVAEIGLSVLLLLVSCALAGLVVLYTSVVKGNSSLWNHPDGRNEDQLFRSSVIDVCTTADCVTAAARLLQNMDESVKPCENFYQFACGGWLERHVIPETSSRHSVFDILRDKLEIVLKGVLETETDQDRDAIRKAKVLYSSCMNESLIEQRDSLPLLTLIADIGDWPVASDDWNTTKEEVWSLEDTLATLTARFHKKVLLDMYVWTDDRDSRRHIIYIDQPGLGMPSRDYYFNDGNYKKVREAYLHFMVSVAKITREDRNLTQDDDHVWEEMMQVLELETDIANATSPAEERQDVTVLYNKMTLGELQNTFSLNGFNWTRFIQGVLSSVSIDVQLEEEVVVYSSPYLEKMNDVLSRHSVRAVQNYLVWQLIIDRVNSLSRRFKDARARYRKTLYGTTVEDAWWRECVRYVQSSMENAIGALYVRETFAGESKRMVSDLISKIQKAYVETLEELSWMDSPSKEKAREKAMAIKEHIGYPDHILQENNQKLDQEYAHLNFSEEHYFENILENLKSEAHKSLKKLREPVDPDLWIIGAAVVNAFYSPNRNQIVFPAGILQPPFFSKHQHQALNFGGIGMVIGHEITHGFDDNGRNFDKDGNMLNWWSNYSAEHFKDQSQCMVQQYGNFNWKLAGGQNVSGISTLGENIADNGGVRQAYKAYLKWVEMEGEEPRLPGLDMDHKQLFFLNFAQVWCGAYRPEYASQSIKTDSHSPLEYRVLGSLQNFEAFSEAFQCQKGSPMNPELKCRVW, encoded by the exons ATGGGCAAATCCGAAAGTCAAATGGACATCATGGAGAAATCAACTAAACCTGGAAAGCATCGTTGGACTGTTGCAGAAATTGGCCTttcggtgctgctgctgttggtcagCTGTGCCTTGGCGGGGCTGGTGGTCCTCTACACGTCAGTTGTGAAAGGTAATAGCTCACTTTGGAATCATCCAGATGGAAGGAATGAGG ACCAGCTGTTTCGCTCCAGCGTCATCGATGTGTGCACAACTGCAGACTGTGTTACTGCAG CGGCCCGGCTGCTGCAGAACATGGATGAGTCCGTGAAGCCCTGTGAGAACTTCTACCAGTTTGCCTGCGGGGGCTGGTTGGAGCGCCACGTCATCCCCGAGACCAGCTCACGTCACAGCGTCTTCGACATTCTGAGGGACAAGCTGGAGATTGTCCTCAAAG gtgttCTTGAGACAGAAACGGACCAGGACAGGGACGCCATCAGGAAGGCGAAAGTCCTGTACAGCTCCTGCATGAATGAGA GCCTCATAGAGCAGCGTGATTCGCTCCCCCTCCTGACGCTCATTGCCGACATTGGAGATTGGCCTGTGGCATCAGATGACTGGAACACCACAAAAG AGGAAGTATGGAGCCTGGAGGACACGCTGGCCACGCTGACTGCTCGATTCCACAAGAAGGTTCTGTTAGACATGTATGTGTGGACAGATGACCGGGACTCACGGCGCCATATCATTTAT ATCGACCAACCGGGACTTGGGATGCCATCAAGAGATTATTACTTCAATGACGGAAATTACAAAAAG GTTCGAGAGGCCTACCTGCATTTCATGGTTTCCGTCGCAAAGATAACTCGGGAGGACAGGAACCTGACTCAGGACGACGACCACGTGTGGGAGGAAATGATGCAAGTCCTAGAACTGGAGACAGACATCGCCAAC GCGACATCGCCAGCAGAGGAGCGCCAAGACGTCACCGTTCTCTACAACAAGATGACACTTGGTGAACTGCAGAACACATTCAGTCTGAAT GGTTTTAATTGGACCCGATTCATCCAAGGCGTGTTGTCGAGCGTTTCCATTGATGTTCAACTGGAGGAAGAGGTGGTGGTGTACAGTTCTCCCTACCTAGAGAAGATGAACGATGTCCTCTCCAGACACAGTGTCCG GGCGGTGCAGAACTACCTCGTCTGGCAGCTCATCATTGACAGAGTTAACAGCTTGAGCCGCCGTTTCAAAGATGCCAGAGCTCGTTACAGGAAG ACTCTCTATGGGACCACTGTGGAGGACGCCTGGTGGAGAGAGTGCGTCCGCTACGTTCAGAGCAGCATGGAGAACGCCATCGGAGCGCTGTACGTGCGGGAGACCTTTGCTGGGGAAAGTAAACGGATG GTCAGCGACCTCATCAGTAAGATCCAGAAAGCGTACGTCGAAACCCTGGAGGAGTTGAGCTGGATGGACTCGCCCTCCaaagagaaagcgagagagaag GCCATGGCAATCAAGGAGCATATCGGTTATCCCGACCATATTCTGCAAGAAAACAACCAGAAACTTGACCAGGAATACGCTCAC CTGAACTTCAGTGAGGAGCACTACTTTGAGAACATCCTCGAGAACCTGAAGTCTGAAGCACACAAGAGTCTGAAGAAGCTCAGAGAACCCGTGGATCCGGACTT GTGGATCATCGGTGCTGCTGTGGTAAATGCCTTCTACTCCCCCAACAGAAACCAGATAG TGTTTCCTGCAGGGATCTTACAGCCACCTTTCTTCAGTAAACATCAGCACCAGGCTCTTAACTTTGGTGGAATAGGAATGGTTATTGGACATGAGATCACACATGGATTCGATGATAACG GGCGTAATTTTGACAAAGATGGCAACATGCTTAACTGGTGGAGTAATTACTCTGCGGAGCATTTTAAGGACCAGTCCCAGTGCATGGTGCAACAGTACGGCAACTTCAACTGGAAGCTAGCAGGAGGACAAAAC GTCAGTGGCATCAGCACTTTGGGAGAAAACATCGCAGACAATGGAGGAGTTCGTCAAGCGTACAAG GCGTATCTGAAGtgggtggagatggagggtgaGGAGCCTCGTTTACCCGGTCTAGATATGGATCACAAGCAGCTTTTCTTTCTCAACTTTGCCCAG gtgTGGTGTGGTGCTTATCGGCCTGAATATGCCAGCCAGTCCATCAAGACTGACTCTCACAGTCCTTTAGAATACAG GGTGCTTGGATCGCTCCAGAATTTCGAAGCGTTCTCAGAAGCTTTCCAGTGCCAAAAGGGCAGTCCAATGAACCCTGAGCTGAAATGCCGAGTCTGGTAG